GAGAAGAAGTGTCTAATAAAGAAGTTAAAAACAAAATGAAAATAATAATCGATGCGGAGGATAATAACAATCCGCTGAGCGATGATAAAATTGCAGAGATGCTGAACGGGCAAGGACTGAATATCGCACGCCGCACCGTTGCTAAATACCGCGAGGCCATGAAAATTCCTGTAGCACGTTTAAGAAGAAAAATTTAGATTGGAGGTCTAACAATCCCATGATTGAAGTAATACATTCTACAACTGTAATCGGATTAACGCATAATGGAAAAACCGTAATCGGATCTGACGGACAGGTAACCGTCGGCTCAACAGTCATGAAGCAGAACGCAAAGAAGGTGCGGCGATTGTACAACGATACTGTACTTGCCGGATTTGCAGGTGCGGCAGCCGATGCCTTCACACTTTTTGAACGTTTCGAAGACCGTCTCCAACAATATCACGGTAACCTTTTAAGAGCTGCAGTCGAGCTTGCCAAACTATGGCGCACAGATAAATATCTTCGCCAGCTTGAAGCGCTTCTCGCAGTCCTGAATAAAGAACAAGCGTTGGTTATCTCGGGTACAGGTGAGATAATCGAACCTGATGATGGTATTGTAGCCATTGGTTCAGGTGGAACCTACGCTCTTGCCGCGGCACGTATGCTGAAAAAGCATACCTCAATGAATGCAAAAGAAATTGTAACGCTTTCTTTAGATGCTGCATCCGATATTTGCATTTACACGAATAAGAATATTTCAATAGAAGAATTATAAAGATGAAAAAATCAAAAAAGTCACCGGCGCGCGAGTTGACGCCGCGTGAGATTGTAAAAGAACTTGATAAATATATTATCGGACAGAATGCCGCGAAGAAATCGGTTGCGATTGCGATCAGAAACAGATGGCGCAGATTGCAGACATCTGACCAATTGCGCGAAGAGATAATGCCGAACAATATCATCCTTATTGGACCGACAGGTGTTGGTAAAACCGAAATTGCGAGGCGGCTTGCCAAGTTAGTGAATGCTCCGTTCATCAAAGTGGAAGCTTCAAAATTTACGGAAGTTGGTTATGTGGGGCGTGATGTTGAATCGATGGTGCGCGATCTGATGGAATTCTCTGTTAACATGCTTAAAGGCGAAAAAGCAGAGGAAGTGCAGGATAAAGCTACTCGTCTGGTTGAAGATAGAATACTCGATCTTTTATTGCCTCCAATACGACGCAAACAGCAAAATGATACGAATCCGCAGGCAGTTGAAGATGCAGTTGAAACTGAAGATAATAAAGCAACACGCGAAAAATTCCGTGAGAAGCTACGAAACGGAGAGTTGGAGGACCGGGTTTTAGAATTAGATGTTACCACCTCCTCGATGCCTGCCATGCAAGTGTTCGGTCCGTTCAACACCGAAGAGATGGGTATGAACATTCAGGAGATGTTCGGAAACATAATGCCGAAGAAAACAAAAAAGCGCAAGATGACGATTGGCGAAGCTCGCGCGCATCTTATTCAGGAAGAAACTCAAAAACTTATCGATACCGATTCTGTTGTGAAAGAAGCTCTTGAGAGGGTTGAAAATTCAGGTATTGTTTTTATTGATGAGATAGATAAGATAGCAGGGGAACGCGGACATTCTGGTGGTCCCGATGTTTCGCGCGAAGGTGTTCAACGCGACCTGCTTCCGATTGTTGAGGGATCAACGGTGATGACGAAGTACGGGATGGTAAAAACCGATCATATACTTTTCATCGCTTCAGGCGCGTTTCATGTTGCAAAACCAAGCGATTTGATACCTGAATTGCAAGGACGTTTCCCGATACGTGTTGAACTTGAAAGTTTAACAGAAGAAGATTTTGTAAAAATACTTACGATACCGCAGAACGCGCTGATAACTCAGTACACAGCATTGCTCGCTACCGAGCAGGTTACGCTCAATTTCGGTAAAGATGCGATACGTGAGATTGCTAAATTAGCGGCAGAGGTAAACTCGCAGGTGGAAAACATTGGCGCCCGCCGGTTGCATACGATTATGACGACTTTGTTGGAAGAAATACTATTCGATGCGCCTGATAAATACTCCAATACAACTATCAACATAACAAGAGATATGGTGGAAGACGCACTCAGCGGTATAATTAAGAATAAAGATTTAAGCAGGTACGTGTTATAATCCGTACTGTAGGATGATGGCGGGTATTTTTATTCAATCCTTTGTTTCAAAAAATCACCATCGATTATAAGCAATTTTATTCCGTCTTTTGATTTTGAACGGTGTGAACTCAGTTCATCCGTAACGACGTATGTCATTCCTTTAGTCAAGAGAAATTCTTTGCCATTTTGTAATTCGGTTAAAAATTCTCCTTCCAGGCAATGGACAATGTGTCCTTTCTGACACCAATGATCTGCCAAGTAACCTTTTGAATATTCTACTATCCGTATTCTTAAATCCGGAAAATGAACCGTTTGCCAAAATGCGCTACCGCTTTCTCCTTTATATTCAATCTTAGGAATTAATTTCCAATCGATTGTCTGGAATGGAATATTTTTATAAGTGCTAATATAAAACCTATTATTATTAAAGGAAGTTGTTCTACAATGTGAAATAGTTCATTACTTTAGCAACATTAGTTTTTTGCTTTCAACTTGTTTACCTGTCTGCAATCGATAATAATAAACACCACTTGGGAAATTGCTTGCATCCCAACTGACCGTGTATTTCCCGGGGTATTTTACCTCGTTCACTAAGGATGTTACTTCACGACCAAACAAATCGAATACTTTGAGAATTGTTAATTGATAATTGTCAATTGTAAATTGAAAATTGGTAATTGGATTAAAAGGATTGGGATAGTTTTGATTCAATATAAAATCTACCGGTTTATCCGGGATGTTATCATCAACAGAAGTAATATTCCGTCGGAAAGTCAATATATTACGCACCGTACCGAATATATTTACGTTGTATAAATAAAGTTCATCTCCGGCAAGACTTATACCCGCTACAAAACCATATTTACTCAAACTCGGAATCAGTACAGGCGCAGGAAATGGATCTAAAGGATTCTGGCGTATTGAATGCATCACGCTATCACCTGATTCTCCGGCTGTGAAATAGAGTTCAAGTTCATCGTTACTCAACCAGCAAGAGATCTTTCTGGAGGTGATTAAGTCTACCTCCAACAAAACAGGTGTGCTGAAAGGTTCGTTCAGATTATTTCGTGTCGACATAAATAAGTCGTCCTCGATACCATCACCTTTCGTAAAATAAAGGTGCAATCCATCCGGTGAAATCCAAGGATATGTATCTGCCGTATCAAGAGAGTTGATTTCTGTAAGCGCCCTCAGAGAATCAAACGGTAACGAAGTATCTGTTCGGGTGGCGATATATAAATCACTCTCAATCCATGTTCCTCCGGCTGATCGAACGAACACAATTGTCTTCTTATCTAAGGTAATACTCGGTTGATTGTTTTGAAATGATGTATCGTTCATCGTCCCTGCTAAAAGCTGAGGTTCACCAAAAGGTTCTCCAACCGCAGTTCTTTTCAATACATACAATTGACGATAAGAACCGAACACTAAAGAGAGATAATACTCCAAACTATCCTTTGAGAATTGCCCCGGACGCGGCGAATATCCCACTGGGAAATGCAGAGTATCGGCAAATGAGAAACTCGTATCAATTGTTGCGGCGTAAGGATGTGAATATGCTTTCTTCGTGGTTGATAGCGGATAACCGGATTCATCAATTCGAGTTTGAGCAAAGGTGCTTAGTGTAAACAACAGGAGGGATGCAACTATTATCAATATTTTCATTGTATTTCAAATCCTTTATGGTTTGAGGGTATCTGTCAACATTTGGTAAAATAACAAAACAATTTTGTAAATATACAACTCTCATTCGACT
The genomic region above belongs to Ignavibacteriales bacterium and contains:
- a CDS encoding T9SS type A sorting domain-containing protein: MKILIIVASLLLFTLSTFAQTRIDESGYPLSTTKKAYSHPYAATIDTSFSFADTLHFPVGYSPRPGQFSKDSLEYYLSLVFGSYRQLYVLKRTAVGEPFGEPQLLAGTMNDTSFQNNQPSITLDKKTIVFVRSAGGTWIESDLYIATRTDTSLPFDSLRALTEINSLDTADTYPWISPDGLHLYFTKGDGIEDDLFMSTRNNLNEPFSTPVLLEVDLITSRKISCWLSNDELELYFTAGESGDSVMHSIRQNPLDPFPAPVLIPSLSKYGFVAGISLAGDELYLYNVNIFGTVRNILTFRRNITSVDDNIPDKPVDFILNQNYPNPFNPITNFQFTIDNYQLTILKVFDLFGREVTSLVNEVKYPGKYTVSWDASNFPSGVYYYRLQTGKQVESKKLMLLK
- the hslU gene encoding ATP-dependent protease ATPase subunit HslU; translation: MKKSKKSPARELTPREIVKELDKYIIGQNAAKKSVAIAIRNRWRRLQTSDQLREEIMPNNIILIGPTGVGKTEIARRLAKLVNAPFIKVEASKFTEVGYVGRDVESMVRDLMEFSVNMLKGEKAEEVQDKATRLVEDRILDLLLPPIRRKQQNDTNPQAVEDAVETEDNKATREKFREKLRNGELEDRVLELDVTTSSMPAMQVFGPFNTEEMGMNIQEMFGNIMPKKTKKRKMTIGEARAHLIQEETQKLIDTDSVVKEALERVENSGIVFIDEIDKIAGERGHSGGPDVSREGVQRDLLPIVEGSTVMTKYGMVKTDHILFIASGAFHVAKPSDLIPELQGRFPIRVELESLTEEDFVKILTIPQNALITQYTALLATEQVTLNFGKDAIREIAKLAAEVNSQVENIGARRLHTIMTTLLEEILFDAPDKYSNTTINITRDMVEDALSGIIKNKDLSRYVL
- the hslV gene encoding ATP-dependent protease subunit HslV encodes the protein MIEVIHSTTVIGLTHNGKTVIGSDGQVTVGSTVMKQNAKKVRRLYNDTVLAGFAGAAADAFTLFERFEDRLQQYHGNLLRAAVELAKLWRTDKYLRQLEALLAVLNKEQALVISGTGEIIEPDDGIVAIGSGGTYALAAARMLKKHTSMNAKEIVTLSLDAASDICIYTNKNISIEEL
- a CDS encoding DHCW motif cupin fold protein, producing MSTYKNIPFQTIDWKLIPKIEYKGESGSAFWQTVHFPDLRIRIVEYSKGYLADHWCQKGHIVHCLEGEFLTELQNGKEFLLTKGMTYVVTDELSSHRSKSKDGIKLLIIDGDFLKQRIE